A genomic window from Melopsittacus undulatus isolate bMelUnd1 chromosome 7, bMelUnd1.mat.Z, whole genome shotgun sequence includes:
- the RBM46 gene encoding probable RNA-binding protein 46 isoform X2 → MHEENKDAANVCGKIRSGTQNEAALLALMERTGYSMVQENGQRKFGGPPPGWEGPPPPRGCEVFVGKIPRDMYEDELVPVFERAGKIYEFRLMMEFSEYESHRAAAMARRRLIPGTFQLWGHTIQVDWADPEKEVDEETMQKVKVLYVRNLMISTTEETIKAEFNKFKPGIVERVKKLRDYAFVHFFHRDDAVAAMSVMNGKCIDGASIEVTLAKPVNKEGTWKQHFNGQISPSSENLLGFPNKEDGHQKSLGKPVSLPVHLNGQHSPVLTEVERCTYPFFPGIKLIPISMYSLKSSHFSSAAMHLDYFCNKNNWAPPEYYLYSTTSQDGEILLVYKVLIPGIADASQRIFMPDKLCTTVEDAKELAAQFTLLRLANCAPYLA, encoded by the exons ATGCACgaggaaaacaaagatgcaGCAAATGTATGTGGCAAAATCCGAAGTGGCACTCAGAATGAGGCTGCTTTACTTGCCCTTATGGAGAGGACTGGATACAGCATGGTTCAAGAGAATGGACAAAGAAAATTTGGTGGGCCTCCACCAG GTTGGGAAGGTCCTCCACCACCTCGTGGATGTGAAGTTTTTGTGGGTAAGATTCCTCGTGACATGTATGAAGATGAATTGGTTCCTGTTTTCGAGAGAGCTGGGAAGATCTATGAGTTTAGGCTCATGATGGAATTCAGTG AATATGAATCTCACAGAGCAGCTGCAATGGCTAGGAGGCGGCTTATCCCAG GAACATTTCAGCTCTGGGGTCATACTATTCAAGTAGACTGGGCAGATCCTGAGAAAGAAGTtgatgaagaaacaatgcaaaaaGTTAAGGTATTATATGTAAGAAATTTAATGATATCTACTACAGAGGAGACAATTAAAGCAGAATTCAACAAGTTCAAGCCAGGAATAGTTGAACGTGTAAAGAAACTGAGAGACTATGCTTTTGTTCACTTTTTCCACCGAGATGATGCAGTCGCTGCAATGTCTGTAATGAATGGAAAGTGCATTGATGGAGCCAGTATTGAGGTAACATTGGCAAAGCCAGTTAACAAAGAAGGTACTTGGAAGCAACATTTTAATGGTCAGATAAGTCCTAGTTCTGAAAATCTCTTGGGGTTTCCTAACAAAGAAGATGGTCATCAAAAATCCTTAGGGAAACCAGTGAGTCTTCCAGTCCATCTTAATGGTCAGCACAGTCCAGTCCTCACTGAAGTTGAAAGATGTACATACCCATTTTTTCCAGGAATAAAACTTATTCCAATTAGCATGTATTCTTTAAAATCCAGTCACTTCAGTTCTGCAGCAATGCATCTggattatttttgtaataaaaataattgggCACCGCCAGAATACTACTTGTATTCAACCACAAGTCAGGATGGGGAAATACTCCTGGTATACAAAGTGCTTATTCCTGGTATTGCTGATGCTTCTCAGAGAATTTTCATGCCAGACAAACTATGTACAACAGTAGAAGATGCAAAGGAGTTGGCAGCGCAGTTCACACTTCTACGTCTAG
- the LRAT gene encoding lecithin retinol acyltransferase has product MKNPISQVASLLLEKLLLLVHVRPLPSSSGGEPPPAPAYYDTSCFKRGDLLEVPRTLFIHFGIYLGENRVAHLMPDILPAVTDDRRQIQRVVTNKRLILGVITRTASIRVDTVEDFAYGGSILVNHMDRLFQDQVLGSEEVARRAEKLVGTTAYSLLWNNCEHFVTHCRYGSPVSFQTDKFCETVKMIIRDQRSVLASVLVGLASIFCLGLAPSTTLPTIFIPFVLWMAG; this is encoded by the exons ATGAAGAACCCGATATCTCAGGTAGCGtcgctgctgctggagaagctgctgctcctcGTCCACGTCCGGCCCCTGCCTTCGAGCTCCGGCGGGGAACCGCCGCCGGCCCCCGCCTATTACGACACCAGCTGCTTCAAGCGGGGCGATCTGCTGGAAGTGCCCCGTACCCTTTTCATTCACTTTGGCATCTACCTGGGCGAGAACCGCGTTGCCCACCTGATGCCCGACATCCTGCCCGCCGTCACCGATGACCGCCGGCAGATCCAGCGGGTCGTGACCAACAAGCGGCTTATCCTGGGCGTCATCACCAGGACAGCCAGCATCCGCGTGGACACGGTGGAGGACTTCGCCTACGGCGGCAGCATCCTGGTCAACCACATGGATCGCCTGTTCCAGGACCAGGTGCTGGGCAGCGAGGAGGTGGCCCGCAGGGCAGAGAAGCTGGTGGGCACCACGGCCTACAGCCTGCTCTGGAACAACTGCGAGCACTTCGTCACGCACTGCCGATACGGATCTCCCGTCAGCTTCCAGACCGACAAG ttctgtgaGACTGTGAAGATGATTATTCGGGACCAGAGGAGTGTTCTTGCTTCAGTACTGGTGGGATTAGCATCGATATTCTGCCTTGGTTTGGCACCCTCCACCACGCTGCCTACGATCTTCATTCCCTTCGTTCTGTGGATGGCTGGCTAA
- the RBM46 gene encoding probable RNA-binding protein 46 isoform X1, protein MHEENKDAANVCGKIRSGTQNEAALLALMERTGYSMVQENGQRKFGGPPPGWEGPPPPRGCEVFVGKIPRDMYEDELVPVFERAGKIYEFRLMMEFSGENRGYAFVMYTSKEEAQLAIKILNNYEIRPGKFIGVCVSLDNCRLFIGAIPKEKKKEEILNEMKKVTEGVVDVIVYPSATDKTKNRGFAFVEYESHRAAAMARRRLIPGTFQLWGHTIQVDWADPEKEVDEETMQKVKVLYVRNLMISTTEETIKAEFNKFKPGIVERVKKLRDYAFVHFFHRDDAVAAMSVMNGKCIDGASIEVTLAKPVNKEGTWKQHFNGQISPSSENLLGFPNKEDGHQKSLGKPVSLPVHLNGQHSPVLTEVERCTYPFFPGIKLIPISMYSLKSSHFSSAAMHLDYFCNKNNWAPPEYYLYSTTSQDGEILLVYKVLIPGIADASQRIFMPDKLCTTVEDAKELAAQFTLLRLANCAPYLA, encoded by the exons ATGCACgaggaaaacaaagatgcaGCAAATGTATGTGGCAAAATCCGAAGTGGCACTCAGAATGAGGCTGCTTTACTTGCCCTTATGGAGAGGACTGGATACAGCATGGTTCAAGAGAATGGACAAAGAAAATTTGGTGGGCCTCCACCAG GTTGGGAAGGTCCTCCACCACCTCGTGGATGTGAAGTTTTTGTGGGTAAGATTCCTCGTGACATGTATGAAGATGAATTGGTTCCTGTTTTCGAGAGAGCTGGGAAGATCTATGAGTTTAGGCTCATGATGGAATTCAGTGGTGAGAATCGAGGCTATGCTTTTGTGATGTATACTAGTAAAGAGGAAGCTCAGCTAGCCATCAAGATTCTTAACAATTATGAAATTCGTCCAGGGAAATTTATTGGTGTCTGTGTAAGCTTGGATAACTGCAGACTATTTATTGGAGCAATTCcgaaagaaaagaagaaagaagaaatactgaatgaaatgaaaaaagttaCAGAAGGAGTGGTGGATGTCATTGTTTATCCAAGTGCCACTGACAAAACTAAAAATCGTGGCTTTGCTTTTGTAGAATATGAATCTCACAGAGCAGCTGCAATGGCTAGGAGGCGGCTTATCCCAG GAACATTTCAGCTCTGGGGTCATACTATTCAAGTAGACTGGGCAGATCCTGAGAAAGAAGTtgatgaagaaacaatgcaaaaaGTTAAGGTATTATATGTAAGAAATTTAATGATATCTACTACAGAGGAGACAATTAAAGCAGAATTCAACAAGTTCAAGCCAGGAATAGTTGAACGTGTAAAGAAACTGAGAGACTATGCTTTTGTTCACTTTTTCCACCGAGATGATGCAGTCGCTGCAATGTCTGTAATGAATGGAAAGTGCATTGATGGAGCCAGTATTGAGGTAACATTGGCAAAGCCAGTTAACAAAGAAGGTACTTGGAAGCAACATTTTAATGGTCAGATAAGTCCTAGTTCTGAAAATCTCTTGGGGTTTCCTAACAAAGAAGATGGTCATCAAAAATCCTTAGGGAAACCAGTGAGTCTTCCAGTCCATCTTAATGGTCAGCACAGTCCAGTCCTCACTGAAGTTGAAAGATGTACATACCCATTTTTTCCAGGAATAAAACTTATTCCAATTAGCATGTATTCTTTAAAATCCAGTCACTTCAGTTCTGCAGCAATGCATCTggattatttttgtaataaaaataattgggCACCGCCAGAATACTACTTGTATTCAACCACAAGTCAGGATGGGGAAATACTCCTGGTATACAAAGTGCTTATTCCTGGTATTGCTGATGCTTCTCAGAGAATTTTCATGCCAGACAAACTATGTACAACAGTAGAAGATGCAAAGGAGTTGGCAGCGCAGTTCACACTTCTACGTCTAG